TCAGCGAGAATGTAGATCACATTAGGCTTGGTTGTTTGTTCTTCTGCGACGAGGTTCACAGCCCCAATGGTAAGGGCGGCAAATATGATTTGGCTAAATTTCATCAAGAGGTTGTTGATGTAAAATGTTAAAAACCAACTCTATTTGAGACTCACGCAAGAATATGAAACAAATAGATTAGTTTCACCATAATAATGATCTATGATAGGTGCCATTTAGTTTTTCTTGAGGTATTCAAGAAGATCTGTGACATCTTGAGCCTGAAGGCCCAAGTTTTTAACTGAAGGCATGATTGAGTTTTTCATGTTCTCGCGCTTCTTGATGTCTTTCACTGCAATGGCATGGTCGTTACCACCTAGATCCTTGATTAATAAAGGGTCGGCATCGACCACCAGAAAACCAGACAATGTTGTGCCATCTTTCTTTTCTACCGTGACCGTTTCAAAGCCAAATGAAATCGCAGAGGATGGATTGATCATTGAGTCCAGTAAGGCGGAGCCGTCAAATTTCTTACCGATCCCGGTTAAGTTTGGCCCTAGATCTGTTCCTTTGTCTCCAAGCTGGTGGCAACTAGAACAAATGGCTCTACCATGAAACAGTTTCTCTCCATTAGCAACGTTGCCTTTCAGCTTAAGCAGTTTGTCGATAGATGGCAGAGTTCCGTTGTCTGCGCTCAAGTGCTTAGATAGGTCAAAGGCCTCTTTAGGCACCTCATTGCTCTTTAGTTTCGCCATTAGGTTATATGACTTCCAGCTTGAATAACTCTTGTTCTTAACCCACCAACTTGCATCTCTTTTGGTATCTTCGGGACCGACGAGTGCCATTTCAAGCATTGCTAGTGCAGCGGCCTTGGAGTCAGCAAACGCCATGGCTGTCAGCATCCGCTTGCGAGCCGTTAAACTTAATTGTGTCGACATCGCGCGCTTGCGAAAATCGGCCACTGCAGCAGGCTGGTGGAGTCTCCATGCGATACCTTCAAAGCGATCGTCCCACTCTAGAGCTGGAGCTCCAATTTTTGAACGCAACAGAGCATACATTTGTTGTTCCTTCTTGGCGCAACCTGTTCCAAATGCTTCCAAATACCAGCGGTCTTCACCGTCATATTGTTCTGCAATTCGAGTTAAAATTGCCTTACTCTTTTGGAAGCTCTCGTTACGCATCGCCAGTGCGACTTCACGTCGAACCGCGGGAGATTTATCATCCACAAGTTTTTCACAAAGCTCGTAAAACTTATATCGCTCTCTACGAAGTGCGCGGAAAGCGACAATACGGGTTTGGACATCAGAGCTATCGAGTAGGGCTTCGACTGCTTTTTTTCCGTCATCGTTAATTTGGCTTAAAAGCCAAGTAGCCCTTGCTCTGAAATAATGATTATCTGCGGTCAGCATCTTCTTGAGAGCTGGTACAGCCTTGGCTCCAGCATCTTTCAGAGCAATGAACCCTAGCGCCCTGACGTTCACGGCTGGACTCTTGAGCGCTTGGACCATCCCCTCTATCGATTTTAAATCGAATTCAGGATTATGTGGCTTGAATCCCTTGGGTGCAATTCGGTAAATCGTGCCACTACCAGTTGCATCAGCCATCTTGTGCCCCCCCACTGCTGGGTCAAACCAATCAGCCACATAAATCGCGCCATCAGCTCCGACGGCGACATCGGATGGACGGAACCAAAGTGATTTGGAACTTTTTTTATGGCTGTTAAAGAAGCTGAAATTCTCCAGTGTAAACCCTGCCCCTCTAGGAGCTGGGTAATAGCCGAGGATCTCTCTATTTGCCGATTCGGCACTCAAAATCAGACCTTCGTATGCCGGGCCTAGGGCTCCATTTTCGTAAAAAGCGATTCCTGTAGGTGCTCCTCCACCATAGACATCTCCGGCCGGGAGAGTCCCTGGGTCTTCTTGCCTCCATTCAGCAATTTGGGTACTCTGTCCAGGACGGCGGTCAGCCTTCCAACTACGGGTGCCATCTGCGGAAGAGAAGCCTGCATTACCGTATTCCATTAGCCAAGTCGTACGGCATGCTGGTGGGTCATCATTGTCATTTTGAAACACATCACCATAGGAGCTGACTGTCTGCTCATAGCTATTCCGGAAGTTATGTCCTATCACAGTAAGACCTGTCCCATCAGGCTTTGCGCGACAAGCGAAACCACCAACATACATAAAACCATCATCAGAGATTTCTCCAGTTTTGTTCTTCACGCCGCCTGTGTAGGAGGACCCAACACGGATCACTTTACCACTCTTATCCTTCACCTCTGAGTATCCAGCATTCCCTTGATTGAAGTAATACTCCCCATCTGGTCCAAACGTAACTGAGTGGAGGCTGTGATCGTGATCCTTACCGCTAAAGCCGGTCAGAAAACTCTTTCGCTTATCGATGGCAGGATCGAATCTCGCATTACCATCCACATCCGTGTACATGATCAATGACGGTGGCTGTGAAACAATCACCCGGTTCCCTATGACTGCGACTCCAAGAGGAGCTACAAGTGCCTTATCTTGAACAAAACAATGGCTCTTGTCAGCCTTGCCATCGTTATCAGTGTCTGTGAGCACCATAATACGGTCCCCTTCTGGATGCTTTACATCCATTTTTTTGTTTTTAAAAACTCGATATTGAACACCTTCTGCCACCCAGATTCTACCCTTGGCATCGACATCCATATTGGTTGGGTTATAGAACATGGGAGATTGGGCCCAGACTGTAACTTCCAGATCACCTTCAACGTTAAAACTTTCAGGCGGCAAACTTAAGATTTTTTTCGGTGTTTTATCATCGACTTCAAAGACAACTGAACCTTTTCCTCCTGATGTTGGTGATAGTGCCCCGGTAGCTTTGAATGTGTGGTAGCCCTTAGGTATCTCATAAACAATCGTTGAATGGGCATGAGTCCCAATCGAGTTTCTAATCTTGCGACCACTTAACTCGATATCTGTATTTCCTGAGCTCTTAGCAACTCTAACTTGGCCATATCCGGCGTCAGCTGAAAGCCACCTTAATTTCGTAAGGGCTAACTCTCCTTTCGGTCCAATGAGTCTGGGGTTGATCCAATTAGCATGGTCATAATTGAGACCTCCCGTTGCCTCATCAACAATCAGAACTAGGTTTTTCTTACCCTTGATATCAACCGTGATATCAACCGTCTCATCTTTGGTGAGCGTCTTACTCCGAAACAGAGCATTACTGCTATTTATTTTTTTGTTCTGATTGCTCTGTTTCCGCTGTTTGCGTTCGAGTTTAGTGTTGAAGTGCATCTCTTCCTTGGTGGGTGTCTTTGTCACAACTCCATCCTTAGGCACTTTGATTTTAGCCAACCAAACGATTGCATTGAGAATCAATTTACGGAACTCATCATTCTGCCAGTTTGCATGATAATGGCCACCGGTAAAACCGAAACCTCGACCACCGTCAGGACGTTCAACACACCAAAGAAGTGTTTCTTTTTGGCCTGCGGCATCGACAATATGCTTCATAGCACCACGAGGTGAACTTGTCTTACCAGAGCGCGCAGCTTCGTCAGGAATTCCTTGAAGTACGGCCGTATGCTTCAGAGTGTCAGACCATCGCATATTATAATACCACTCATCTTTCAGCTTGAAGCCTTTGCAGCCTGAACAAATTTCATGTTCTTTATTCAATAGCGCATCACATACCCAATGAGGATTGGTTGAAAAGCGTGTCTCATAATGCCCCCCAATCCATTTCTTAAACATATCCCCCTTTTCACCAGGGGCGACGTCACAGGCGAAGTGCATCACTGCAAGCCCCATGCCACGAGAAACAAGCTCATCCATCTTCTGAAATCTGTTATTCAGAGGGTGACGTTTCAGCCCGTCAGAATAGATGACTGTGGCGGCTGCATTTTTAAAAATATTTTCGTTTTTAGGCCAATCATTCTCAACAAGAATAATATCGAGTTGATCCCCCATGGCTTCCTCCAGTTTATTCTTGAGTAGAGTAAACCCCGCTAGAAACTCATGCGCCCCGTGGGCATGACTGTCTGCACCAGCGATAAATATGATCTTTTTTTTCTCCGCGGCAGAAAGATGCCAGGCTGAAAGGCAAAAGAGTATTAGCAATAAGGAGTGTATTTTCATGCTGTTATTTTTTTTGCAAAGTTAATCGATTGCTCACAAAGCTGAATTTTATCGCTAAACAAGTTGCGCCATACATGGGCAACTTCTGAAAAACCTTCTACATCAGAAGCAAAGGCCTCAATCGCAATCCCCCCTTTGTAACCCAAACCTTTCAATGCCTTGGTAGTAGATGACCAATCAACTTGGCCTTCTCCTAATGTCGCGCGATTGCTCTCAGAAAAATGAATATGGTTAAACAAATGGCCATATAGCGTGAACGCCTCTTCAATCGATTTTTCCTCAATGTTTGCATGATGAGAATCATACAGAATTCCTACATTTTCTTCATTAATAAGCTCTAGATAGGAAGCACAGTCTTCGCAGCAATTGAGTAGTTTGATTTCAAATCGATTCAAAAATTCGATACTCAAAGAAACTCCTCTTGAAGCTGCATACTGGGCCACCTTCTTTAATACCTTGGCCGAGTTCATCCGGGCTTCTTCAACCGTAGAAGGATTATCAAAATAACCATGAGCTGCAAAAAGTGGTCCCACTAAGAGATGGGCACCTAGCTCTACGGTCATGTCGACAACCCATTTCAAGTGATCTTCTGCTGCTGCTCTGACGACCGGATCAGGGCTAGCAGGGTCTTTATCCACAGACATAGCTGTCACAGTGCTACAGCTCAGCCCTGCCTCCCTGATTTTCTGAGCCATTACACGATAATATTCGGCATTCCCTTCGGATATTGGGACTTCCACCGAGGTATACCCTAAATTTTTTAATTGCCCGAACAGGGGAAAGTGTTCTTCTGTGACCTGAGTCGTCCACAGGAGCATATTCATTGAGAAATCCATCATACGAAAAATTGTTTTAGATGCTAATTACTGAGCCGTCTTCGCTTTGATCTCCTTAATGACCGCTTCTGGCACTTTAATGATACAGCCGTGTCGAGCTCCCTTAGGTAACTTAATAAGTTTACTAATATCTTCCCATTTCTTAAAATCTTTCGTCCGCATTGCTCCAAACTTGTGAGCACGATACATATCGTAATAAACGATCCATTGGCCGCCTACCTCGATTGGCATTGGCCCCTCGACCCAGCTTGGGGTAAAGGCTTTCACCTCTGTCTTCCACGGCCCTTGCAAATTATTTGCCGTCGCTACACGTAGATTTTTCTGGGCTTTCGGGTATCGAGTTTCATCTTTTAAGATCATAACCCATTGATCACCAACTTTACGAATTAACGGGTCAATTACGCTAAATCCCGGTTCATAAAATAACTTGGTATCACTGTAGGTTTTAAAGTCTTTTGTCGTTACAGCATAGGTCCGGTGATCGTACCCTTTCTCACAGCTTTTTTGAGTTTTAGGGAAGCGATCTGGAATAGTTGAAGACCAATAAATCAAATACTCTTTCGTTTCATCATCCCACAGAATTTCTGGGGCCCAACAATTACGGGTCGTTGGTTCATGTTTCATCACAGGAAGAAATGACTGCTCAGACCAGTTGACCAGATCCTTGGAGTGTGCAATACCTATCCCTTGCTCTTTCCAACTACTTGTCCAAACCATATGAAAAACACCATCCGGTCCTTTCACGATTGAAGGATCTCTCATCAACTTCCCACCTACCTTCGGAGTTAAAAATGAGCGATCACCGTTGAGCGCATTCCAGTGCAGAGCATCTGTGCTCGAAGCTAAATGCAAACCGTCTTCGCCATTCCCTTTGAAATAGGCTAAAAGGTAATTTTCCGCCTGCGCTGCGGAAAACATGGATATTGCTCCGATGCTTAATATAATACGTCTAAATGTCATAAAAAAAATGGTTAAAGTGTTAAATTGGTGTAATACTAGTTCAGTATCCCTAAGAGATCCTGCAGAATAATAACCTTATTGAGGCACTTACAATACAGCTTCAGGTTTACAGTAAAGACCCCCTAGAGAATAGCCCGTCTCGTGGTGGTCGTTATGATGATCGAGAAAAATTGCCAACTGAAGAGCCATACGCAAAAATCCGGACATATTCTATGGAGTGAGATAATGCCGCCACAAATTTTACAGACAATCGTACACGTGTCGCACGCCAATTGAACCGAATTATCATTTCAAACCCGCTCCCTTTGCTGTGAGCGGTTTTTTTTTACTGTTGCTGTAGCCGAAAGGGCACAGCGAACACTAACAAGTGTAATAGGAATCCCCCTTTATTGGTTGGCACATGCAACCGTTACTACCTATGATCTTTGCTGAGCTACTCGGGTGATATATCCTTAAAGCCCTTCAGCTTCATTCTTCCGCTCTCCGTGTCGTGATAGAAAAACTCATACACACGCTTGTTCCCAGGGTGGGGCCATAATCCAGCACCCACACGGTGCCATTCATTACCGATGAAACAATGAGCATACATACTGCTGTGATTTGTTTTGTTGACAGGAGGATTAGTGATAACTTTTGTCTTACCTGCTTTAATTTTTAACGACTTACCTTCAAGAGTTAAGCGCATAAGATTTTTACTAAGATTCACACACTTGACGGCCCCTTTAGGAAAACTCTCGATGGAATCATCTAAGACCAAGGCTCGATGTGCAGCCTCCTTGGTTTTCCCAGGAAATACGACAATAAGGGCTCTTTTAAAACTCAGAGGTATTTTCACTTGAAGCAAGGCTTTGTCACTAGGGTCTTCGAGTAACGGCTCTTTACATACAGTCACTAGATTCCCCTTGAGACTGAGCATGAAACGTTCATGATTTAAGTATTTTTTAAACTTTGCTTTGATACCAGCAACTCCGGGGTCAGCTAGAGGATCATGCAAGTAAACTTCACGAAAATCACGAGCTTGGCAAAACATCAAACACCTTACCGAAACAACTCTTATTGGTTTTTCACTCTCAGCAACCAAGGAAGGCTTACAAATAAAGAAAATCAAGCATAGTAATATATACGTTCGTTTCATAATAGTTAGAATTATTATTGATCAAATTTCATCCGCAGAAAGCCATCGGAAATGAGTAATCACAAACCGACGGCCAAACCTCTCGTTAACACTACTCGACAGTTGAGTGATTGGAGTAGATGGGTGATCTGATGAATCCACAAATTGAGGTAGGCGCTGTACTGTAGCTTCACACCATGCACGCGCAACAACATCCCCCTCACTGTTTCGAGAGTCACCGTATGTGCGTATTTTGAAGGTATCTCCGCGCACTGAGATCACACTCGATAACGGGCCCAACAAATCGGCCTGAGTGATCGCAACGGGAGATCCTTCTCCACTTTGGCCTTCCAGAGCATCTGTATTTTTGAGGCCTATTTTATCATGATTTGCTATTTTCTGTAGATTGACCTCGATTGAATCATCCGCTGTTAAACCATTAATTCCAGAACGATCAATAGCTTTCTGCAGCACTCCCGAGAGTGCATGAAGACCACTTGCATTGCCAATTCTTCGATTAACAAATTCACCAAGACTTTGGAAAGGAGCCTTATCTCTTTCACCACGAAGTCGCAGCTCAATCACGATACTCTCAGCAAGCAATTTGATTTCACCATCATCTAACGTGCGGAACCCTGCCCAGCGGATGGCACCAGCCAGATCAGCAGGTGGTTGATTCCCTACGTCTGGATCTCCCGCAAGGGGAAGGCCCATTCTGGGAAAAGCAGTACGATCATACATTTCATACGATCGATTCGACCAACCAGTCACAGCCTCGTCTCGGAGTGACATTAATATGGCCCTCCATGCATCTACCGAATCGGAATTTACATTAAACATTCCGGAAACCATTAATTCAGCAGAAAGACCTCTTGATGCACGAACGTCTGACTCTAGAACTTCAGTTACTCTTTGTGACACATCCATACTTAAAGAGGGCGCGGCCACAAGACGTCTATTTAGAGTTTTACCTTTACCTTCAACAAGTTCGGTCAAGACCTCTTCTCGGGACCGTTGCTGTCCTGCATAGTCAGCAGTCTGATCCACGATAGAGGAAAAATAGTACCCGTCCCAAAGTAGATCATTGAGCAAGTAGGAATGATCAAGATAAGCGTGATTAAATGATACCTCACCTCCTGATGAGGCAACCTTCGAAGACTCAACCATGGGGGGGGCATATGAATTGCCAAAGGGATGGGTCACTCGGGGTAGAGTTCGGCCGCTAACTATGTTGGAATGTAATAGCTCCCCCATGGAAGCACAAGGCCCCAGAGGAAGGCGGTGCATAGGAACATGAGATACACCTTTAGCTGCCGTGGCACTTGCGCCGTAGAAACCTCTGTTTGTCTGAGGGTCGATTTCAATACCGGGAAAATCACTGAAGCTACTCATCTCTCGCAACTGTACGTCGTAGCTCTGATGAATCATACCTACATTGGCTGAATTCTGTATTCCGCCTTCAACAACATGATTATTATACAACCAAGGTTTTGTTGAGTTCTCTTCATCAACAGTCGTTTTTGCAGTCATCGTCAATATAGCAAAAGGACTCTTTCCTCCAGGGGTATTATCGTCGTTGCTCTGAAATAAATCCCCTACTCTAAATTCACGTTCTATGACTGGCTCATCAGGGGTCTGACTTAACTCCGTCTCAACATCAGAAAACTTAAATTCAAACCGGCGTAACAAATCTTCATCATGTGAAACCTCATTGCCTGACAGAACATCCACCATGAAGTCAGGTCCACGTCCCGCACCTAGGCGTTTACCTGGTTTCACTTCGACTGTAAAAGTATCCGATTTTTTCATGCCAAACCAACCACATCTGGCATAGTAACCTCTTTCAAAAGGGTAAACCGTAGCTTGTGGTCTACTATTTAATTGGCCTAAGTGATCGGTACAGAGCCCTGCTCGGGTATTCCAGCCAGGAACACAATGAACCCCCATTTCACCGAGTGGACCATATTGCTTGCGAAAATCTTTTTCTGTCACATACATTGCTGTTTCAGTATCGAAAAAAGCACGCGGCTCAAAAGTGTCCCCCTGATAACCTGCGACTTCCAGACCCCATGTCCAATCATCTTCTACATAGGGCGAGAATACCTTTACCTCACCAGGTTTAAGAATGATCTGTTCTCCAGGCTGATCACCAGTATCCTTCTCTGACAAAATCAAATTAAAGTATTTGCGGGCAAAAGGGTTTCCTTGTTGCTCAAGCTGAAACATGGCAAGACCGCTGAATCTACCATATTCAAAATCCGTCCTCACATAGGCATCATTTTTCTTAAATCGAAAAACCACCGGTGGATCCCAAATCCGGACCCTCATGTAGGGCATCCTTATTTCTACGTCGTAAGGATTATGTAGTGTAACCACTGGATCATAACAGAGCATTGGAACACCATAGTTTTGATGACCCCTTGGGTTTCCGCTAACATCATAGAAATTCTTTCGCCCCGCGGTTAGCAGCTCATGAGATACCATCGAAAATACCATTTGAACTTTTGAAATCACCGGAAGAAGCCTGACCCGATCCGGCGCATCTGCAAATTCTTCGTATTCCTCCTTAGATGCAAATGGTGTATAATCGGACTCATCCAACGTCACCTGAGGTTGTTTATTCGCTACGTTTTGGACACGTTTGTAGAGTTCATAATAACTTTTAAGACTACTCCATCGAGGGCTTCCTTGGTCCTCAAAGTATAGTTCATCAGTGGTATCCACCCCCCTGACATCGGTCAAAAGCGAAGAGGGCGCAATGGATGACTCAAAAACAGAACTTAAGTCGACTTTTAATCCACCGCGGGCTACATCGCAGAGAACACCGAGCGAGGATTCAGTCAAATCGTGTAACCTCCCCGTGATCTCTTGCCGCCCATCTGGACCAGTCAACAACACAGAATTTCCCATGGTAACACTTGCCTTTTGATGATCTAAACCACTCAACTTAGGAGATAATGCATCTACACGCACTCTTGCTGGTGCAACACGGTTGATAATACTTGGTCCAACAGCACTACCTACCTGATCTTTCTTATTGAGCCTAATACTGGCCGCCATACTTTGGTCCATTACAGCCCAGCCATAACTTCCACCGGAACGATTACCATCCACATTCACAAGCTCAACTTTGACTCCGGGATCAGAGTATAATTCTGATGGCGAACGATTTAATGGCCCCAAGGTATCTGGATTCACTACCCATTGCCAGTCATCACCAAAATCACCAGCAAGATCCGAGTTCACCATATCTGGATCAGCTTGATCTTCATGTTTTTTTGTGGATTTCAGCCACTGTTGAAACCCATCAGCCTTTTCACTATAGTTTGGACTGCCAGACAAAGATGGCTGCCAGCGCCATGAGTCCCATACACCTAATGCATTTGGCTGAGCTGAGTTCATATCAACAAATGATGCCCTCGCTGTAACTGCCCGATCCACCCCCAGAGTCTTCTGAAGCTCTCCTATCGCTAACATCAAGGCCATGCGTGCATTCGCTTTCGCCTCATATTGAGCAGCTTGATGATTCGAGGCTCTTAATTCCACTGAGGAGAGGCTCAACATGGCAAGGGCGATCATTACTAATAGAACCATCACACTGACGGTAGCTATTAAAGCAAACCCGCCATTCGATCTTTCCAAATGTTTGCTATTTTTCATGATGCGTGAGAAGTAAAAATATTACTAATCGTAGTTGTCGCTGCTCAACAAGGTCCCTATTGACCTATGCTAAATTTATGAATCATTGTATGTTTGTATGTTTCACCAGGCTGAATAACACTATTAGGAAATGATGGCTGGTTAGGACCGTCAGGAAATTTTTGAGTCTCTAGGCACAAACCTGTCCTATGTTGATACTTCATTCCGCCTTTACCACTCACAGTGCCATCCAGAAAGTTGCCACTATAAAACTGAATCCCAGGCTGATCAGTGAATATTTGCATTTTGCGTCCCGATTTAGCGTCATA
The Oceaniferula marina DNA segment above includes these coding regions:
- a CDS encoding PVC-type heme-binding CxxCH protein, producing MKIHSLLLILFCLSAWHLSAAEKKKIIFIAGADSHAHGAHEFLAGFTLLKNKLEEAMGDQLDIILVENDWPKNENIFKNAAATVIYSDGLKRHPLNNRFQKMDELVSRGMGLAVMHFACDVAPGEKGDMFKKWIGGHYETRFSTNPHWVCDALLNKEHEICSGCKGFKLKDEWYYNMRWSDTLKHTAVLQGIPDEAARSGKTSSPRGAMKHIVDAAGQKETLLWCVERPDGGRGFGFTGGHYHANWQNDEFRKLILNAIVWLAKIKVPKDGVVTKTPTKEEMHFNTKLERKQRKQSNQNKKINSSNALFRSKTLTKDETVDITVDIKGKKNLVLIVDEATGGLNYDHANWINPRLIGPKGELALTKLRWLSADAGYGQVRVAKSSGNTDIELSGRKIRNSIGTHAHSTIVYEIPKGYHTFKATGALSPTSGGKGSVVFEVDDKTPKKILSLPPESFNVEGDLEVTVWAQSPMFYNPTNMDVDAKGRIWVAEGVQYRVFKNKKMDVKHPEGDRIMVLTDTDNDGKADKSHCFVQDKALVAPLGVAVIGNRVIVSQPPSLIMYTDVDGNARFDPAIDKRKSFLTGFSGKDHDHSLHSVTFGPDGEYYFNQGNAGYSEVKDKSGKVIRVGSSYTGGVKNKTGEISDDGFMYVGGFACRAKPDGTGLTVIGHNFRNSYEQTVSSYGDVFQNDNDDPPACRTTWLMEYGNAGFSSADGTRSWKADRRPGQSTQIAEWRQEDPGTLPAGDVYGGGAPTGIAFYENGALGPAYEGLILSAESANREILGYYPAPRGAGFTLENFSFFNSHKKSSKSLWFRPSDVAVGADGAIYVADWFDPAVGGHKMADATGSGTIYRIAPKGFKPHNPEFDLKSIEGMVQALKSPAVNVRALGFIALKDAGAKAVPALKKMLTADNHYFRARATWLLSQINDDGKKAVEALLDSSDVQTRIVAFRALRRERYKFYELCEKLVDDKSPAVRREVALAMRNESFQKSKAILTRIAEQYDGEDRWYLEAFGTGCAKKEQQMYALLRSKIGAPALEWDDRFEGIAWRLHQPAAVADFRKRAMSTQLSLTARKRMLTAMAFADSKAAALAMLEMALVGPEDTKRDASWWVKNKSYSSWKSYNLMAKLKSNEVPKEAFDLSKHLSADNGTLPSIDKLLKLKGNVANGEKLFHGRAICSSCHQLGDKGTDLGPNLTGIGKKFDGSALLDSMINPSSAISFGFETVTVEKKDGTTLSGFLVVDADPLLIKDLGGNDHAIAVKDIKKRENMKNSIMPSVKNLGLQAQDVTDLLEYLKKN
- a CDS encoding sugar phosphate isomerase/epimerase family protein, with amino-acid sequence MMDFSMNMLLWTTQVTEEHFPLFGQLKNLGYTSVEVPISEGNAEYYRVMAQKIREAGLSCSTVTAMSVDKDPASPDPVVRAAAEDHLKWVVDMTVELGAHLLVGPLFAAHGYFDNPSTVEEARMNSAKVLKKVAQYAASRGVSLSIEFLNRFEIKLLNCCEDCASYLELINEENVGILYDSHHANIEEKSIEEAFTLYGHLFNHIHFSESNRATLGEGQVDWSSTTKALKGLGYKGGIAIEAFASDVEGFSEVAHVWRNLFSDKIQLCEQSINFAKKITA
- a CDS encoding glycoside hydrolase family 43 protein, with amino-acid sequence MTFRRIILSIGAISMFSAAQAENYLLAYFKGNGEDGLHLASSTDALHWNALNGDRSFLTPKVGGKLMRDPSIVKGPDGVFHMVWTSSWKEQGIGIAHSKDLVNWSEQSFLPVMKHEPTTRNCWAPEILWDDETKEYLIYWSSTIPDRFPKTQKSCEKGYDHRTYAVTTKDFKTYSDTKLFYEPGFSVIDPLIRKVGDQWVMILKDETRYPKAQKNLRVATANNLQGPWKTEVKAFTPSWVEGPMPIEVGGQWIVYYDMYRAHKFGAMRTKDFKKWEDISKLIKLPKGARHGCIIKVPEAVIKEIKAKTAQ